A genomic stretch from Flavobacterium sp. KS-LB2 includes:
- a CDS encoding GbsR/MarR family transcriptional regulator, with protein MDSIQKERDELIEMFGIHFELLYNLPPLGARIIGLLIIDGCKTGLTFEEIVEKMGASKSSISTNLNLLLKMEKIHYYTLCGDRKKYFKPSPFSERLKNYIKILDFEKTIIDKLINYREQTVSCAEERCNMENVKAYKIHVGEVEELLMKTIDKFKKIEINNGKNSN; from the coding sequence ATGGACTCAATACAAAAAGAGAGAGATGAACTTATTGAGATGTTCGGAATTCATTTTGAATTATTATACAATTTACCGCCATTAGGAGCCAGAATTATTGGATTACTAATAATAGATGGTTGCAAGACTGGATTGACATTTGAAGAGATAGTAGAAAAAATGGGAGCAAGTAAAAGCTCGATTTCTACCAACTTAAATCTACTTCTGAAAATGGAAAAAATACATTATTACACTTTATGCGGTGATCGAAAAAAATATTTTAAGCCTTCGCCATTTAGTGAACGATTAAAAAATTATATCAAAATACTTGATTTTGAAAAAACCATTATAGATAAATTAATTAATTATAGGGAACAAACTGTTTCCTGTGCAGAGGAACGATGTAATATGGAAAATGTAAAAGCTTATAAAATTCATGTGGGTGAAGTAGAAGAACTTTTGATGAAAACAATTGACAAATTCAAGAAAATAGAAATCAATAATGGTAAAAATAGTAATTAA
- a CDS encoding efflux RND transporter periplasmic adaptor subunit: MKKRYIVSALLISISFFSCKKETEQVAPPTPTYKVVQIGTSSTTLLAEYPTSLEGITDIDIRAKVDGYIEKIYVQEGQEIKKGQLLFKLETQTANQDAAAAKAKVTAAQVEVSRLKPLVDRNIISDVQLETAKANLANAKSIYQGILARIDYATIKSPVNGIVGSLPLRLGSYVSSQTPEPLTRISDVSTIYAYFSVNEKQQLDVMMNAEGKTFQEKINKMPKVNLVLSNGIVYEQKGKIETFSGQANAQTGSFNVRASFPNTNRLLRSGESGLIQIPTNLQDVIIIPQNATLEMQDKRIALIVDKDSKVKAVPITVRAVPGGQFFVVDSGLNPNDKMLIEGVGIVTEGTLIIPEVVDFNTIINPAKK; encoded by the coding sequence ATGAAAAAGAGATATATAGTTAGTGCCCTTTTAATATCCATCAGTTTTTTTTCCTGTAAAAAAGAAACAGAACAAGTCGCACCACCAACACCTACCTATAAAGTAGTTCAAATAGGAACTAGTAGCACTACCCTTTTGGCTGAATATCCAACCAGTTTAGAAGGAATTACAGATATTGATATCCGTGCCAAAGTAGATGGCTACATCGAAAAAATTTATGTACAAGAAGGACAAGAAATAAAAAAAGGACAACTACTTTTTAAACTTGAAACACAAACCGCTAATCAGGATGCAGCTGCTGCAAAAGCAAAAGTAACAGCTGCTCAGGTCGAAGTAAGTCGCTTAAAACCTCTTGTGGATCGTAATATTATTAGTGATGTACAACTTGAAACAGCTAAGGCCAATTTAGCCAATGCAAAAAGTATTTATCAAGGTATACTCGCACGTATTGATTATGCGACGATTAAAAGCCCTGTAAACGGAATTGTAGGCTCCTTACCTTTGCGTTTAGGGAGTTATGTAAGCAGTCAAACCCCAGAGCCGTTAACTCGCATTTCTGATGTTAGTACTATTTATGCCTATTTTTCAGTGAATGAAAAACAACAATTGGATGTTATGATGAACGCTGAAGGCAAAACATTTCAAGAGAAAATCAACAAAATGCCAAAAGTAAATTTGGTTTTAAGTAACGGAATTGTCTACGAACAAAAAGGAAAAATAGAAACTTTTAGTGGTCAAGCCAATGCACAAACAGGTTCATTTAACGTAAGAGCTAGTTTTCCTAATACCAACCGATTATTACGCTCAGGCGAAAGTGGGTTAATCCAAATTCCTACCAATTTACAAGATGTAATCATTATTCCGCAAAATGCAACTTTAGAAATGCAAGACAAACGCATTGCCTTAATTGTAGATAAAGACAGTAAAGTTAAAGCTGTTCCAATTACAGTAAGAGCAGTTCCGGGAGGGCAATTTTTTGTGGTCGATAGTGGCTTAAATCCAAACGATAAAATGCTAATTGAAGGCGTTGGAATTGTAACCGAAGGAACTTTAATCATACCTGAAGTAGTTGATTTTAATACAATCATCAACCCTGCTAAAAAATAA
- a CDS encoding efflux RND transporter permease subunit, protein MFSKFIDRPVLSTVISIIIVILGVLGLISLPVSQYPEIAPPTVTVSANYQGASAEVVMNSVVIPLEEQINGVEDMTYMTSTSNNDGSASISIYFKLGTNPDLAAVNVQNRVSRATPLLPQEVTRAGVTTSKRQSDNILIFSLYSENPEYDMTFLQNYANINILPKIKRVAGVGEAMIFGQKDYSMRIWLKPDVMGAYGLVPSDITALLAEQNIEAAPGQLGESSKQSFQYTLKYKGRLQNAQEFEDIVVRSTTNGEVLKLGDVAKIELGAVNYASNTLTNGNQSVAIAVAQTAGSNAQEVIEGSLQVLEQSSVNFPKGVNYTTLINANDFLDESITKVIHTLIEAFILVFIVVFIFLQDWRSTLIPAISVPVAIVGTFFFLSLFGFTINLLTLFALVLAVGIVVDDAIVVVEAVHAKMEAGEHDPKKATHSAMGDISSAIISITLVMSAVFIPVSFISGSAGVFYKQFGLTLAVAIVLSAINALTLSPALCAIFLKQHDDQKKQGFMQRFYTAFNVGFESTTNKYKKSVSFFIKRKWVAVAGIALFAGLFVLLLNVTPKAFVPGEDTGAILSDVSLPPGTSLENTEKVLLQIENKVKDIPEIKGVLRISGRSLISGTGSNYGMVIVKLKPWAERKAANQEINAIVQELFKRTAAVKDAKVLYFARPTLVGFGFTNGFELQLQDQKGGTIQELSEVNNAFLAALNSRPEIKYATTSFSPNYPQYRIDLNVPAIKKSGLTVTDVLGTLQGYYGGVYASNFNKFGKQYRVVYQSDPSFRSDPESLNKVLVRNNTGQMAPISQFITLEKTFGPQAIDRFNLFTSVKVTGAPKDGYSSGDAIKAIEEVASQSLPVGYGYEYSGMTREEISAGGQTLYIFMLCLVFVYFLLAAQYESYMLPFAVLISLPIGLAGAYLFAFLFNVSDNIYLQITLIMLIGLLAKNAILIIEFSIEARSKGLSISEAAIQGAVARLRPILMTSFAFIFGLLPLMLAQGAGAVGNKAIGTGAIGGMLIGTLLGVFVIPVLFIIFQTLQEKISSKPIPSATSETDSTILD, encoded by the coding sequence ATGTTTTCAAAATTTATTGACAGACCAGTATTGTCAACTGTGATTTCTATTATCATAGTGATTCTGGGCGTTTTGGGCTTAATTTCGCTTCCAGTATCGCAATACCCTGAAATTGCTCCGCCTACCGTTACAGTTAGTGCCAATTACCAAGGAGCAAGTGCCGAGGTGGTAATGAACTCAGTGGTAATTCCACTGGAGGAACAAATTAATGGTGTGGAAGATATGACCTACATGACTTCTACCTCTAATAATGATGGTTCAGCCTCTATTAGCATTTACTTTAAGTTGGGAACTAATCCTGATTTGGCAGCTGTAAACGTTCAAAATAGAGTTTCGAGAGCAACACCTTTATTGCCACAAGAGGTAACAAGAGCTGGAGTAACCACATCGAAAAGACAAAGTGATAACATCCTGATTTTCTCTTTATACAGTGAAAATCCAGAATATGACATGACTTTTTTACAAAATTATGCCAACATAAACATCTTACCTAAAATAAAAAGGGTTGCTGGAGTTGGTGAAGCGATGATTTTTGGACAAAAAGATTATTCGATGCGTATTTGGCTAAAGCCTGATGTAATGGGCGCTTATGGTTTAGTTCCCTCAGATATTACTGCCTTGTTAGCCGAACAAAATATTGAAGCAGCACCAGGACAGTTGGGCGAAAGCAGCAAACAATCCTTTCAATATACCCTAAAATACAAAGGACGTTTACAAAACGCCCAAGAATTTGAGGATATCGTAGTGCGTTCTACCACCAATGGTGAAGTTTTGAAATTGGGTGATGTTGCTAAAATTGAATTAGGCGCCGTAAATTATGCGAGTAACACCCTGACAAATGGAAATCAATCTGTAGCTATTGCAGTGGCACAAACGGCGGGTTCTAATGCACAAGAGGTTATCGAAGGCTCACTTCAAGTTCTGGAACAAAGTTCAGTTAATTTCCCCAAAGGAGTAAATTATACCACTTTGATTAATGCGAATGATTTCTTAGATGAGTCAATTACCAAAGTAATTCATACCTTAATCGAAGCTTTTATCTTAGTATTCATCGTCGTATTTATCTTTTTACAAGATTGGAGATCGACTTTGATTCCAGCAATTTCGGTCCCAGTAGCTATTGTAGGAACCTTCTTCTTCCTAAGTTTGTTTGGTTTTACTATCAACTTATTGACCTTATTTGCTTTGGTACTTGCCGTAGGTATTGTCGTGGATGACGCCATTGTCGTCGTTGAAGCCGTTCATGCCAAGATGGAAGCTGGAGAGCACGATCCTAAAAAAGCGACTCATAGTGCTATGGGCGACATTAGTAGCGCCATTATTTCTATTACTTTAGTGATGTCGGCGGTATTTATTCCAGTCTCATTTATCAGTGGTTCTGCGGGTGTTTTCTACAAGCAATTTGGTTTGACTTTGGCCGTTGCCATCGTTTTATCTGCTATAAATGCATTAACGCTTTCGCCAGCATTATGTGCTATTTTTCTAAAACAACATGATGACCAGAAAAAACAAGGATTCATGCAACGTTTTTATACTGCTTTTAATGTCGGATTCGAATCTACTACAAATAAATACAAAAAATCAGTTTCTTTTTTCATCAAAAGAAAATGGGTAGCAGTAGCAGGAATTGCATTGTTTGCTGGACTTTTTGTTTTGTTATTGAATGTAACTCCAAAAGCATTTGTACCAGGTGAAGATACGGGAGCAATTCTTTCAGATGTATCTTTACCACCAGGAACTTCATTAGAAAATACTGAAAAAGTACTGCTTCAAATCGAAAATAAAGTAAAAGATATTCCTGAAATAAAAGGTGTTTTACGTATTTCTGGTCGAAGTTTGATTAGTGGAACAGGAAGTAATTACGGAATGGTAATCGTAAAATTAAAACCTTGGGCCGAACGAAAAGCAGCCAATCAAGAAATTAATGCCATCGTACAAGAATTATTTAAACGAACTGCCGCTGTAAAAGATGCTAAAGTGCTTTATTTTGCGCGTCCAACATTAGTAGGATTCGGTTTTACCAATGGTTTCGAATTACAATTACAAGATCAAAAAGGTGGCACAATTCAAGAATTAAGCGAAGTAAACAATGCCTTTTTAGCAGCGTTAAATAGTCGCCCTGAAATTAAGTATGCTACGACATCTTTTTCACCAAATTATCCGCAGTATCGTATTGATTTGAATGTTCCTGCAATAAAAAAATCAGGCTTAACTGTTACTGATGTTTTAGGAACTTTACAAGGGTACTACGGAGGAGTTTACGCTTCTAATTTCAATAAATTCGGAAAACAATACCGAGTTGTTTATCAATCAGATCCCTCTTTTAGAAGTGATCCTGAATCGTTGAATAAAGTTTTAGTGCGAAATAATACGGGACAAATGGCGCCAATTTCTCAGTTTATTACTTTAGAGAAAACCTTTGGACCTCAAGCCATCGATCGTTTCAATTTATTTACTTCTGTAAAAGTTACTGGTGCGCCAAAAGATGGATACAGTTCAGGAGATGCCATTAAAGCAATTGAGGAAGTAGCCAGTCAAAGTTTACCTGTAGGATATGGCTATGAATATTCAGGGATGACTCGTGAGGAAATCAGCGCTGGCGGACAAACCTTGTATATTTTCATGTTGTGCTTAGTTTTTGTTTATTTTTTATTGGCTGCTCAATATGAAAGTTATATGTTGCCATTTGCAGTATTAATTTCATTACCAATTGGTTTAGCTGGAGCTTATTTATTTGCCTTTTTGTTTAATGTTAGTGATAACATTTACCTTCAAATTACGCTCATTATGTTGATTGGATTATTGGCTAAAAATGCCATCTTGATTATTGAATTTTCAATCGAAGCGAGAAGTAAAGGTTTATCCATTTCCGAGGCTGCTATTCAAGGGGCTGTTGCTAGATTGCGTCCAATTTTGATGACATCGTTTGCCTTTATCTTTGGTTTATTGCCGTTGATGTTGGCGCAAGGAGCTGGAGCTGTTGGTAATAAAGCCATTGGTACAGGTGCAATTGGAGGTATGTTAATAGGAACTTTATTAGGAGTATTTGTAATTCCTGTACTGTTTATCATTTTCCAAACTCTACAAGAAAAAATCAGTAGCAAGCCAATTCCTAGCGCTACATCCGAAACAGATTCTACAATTTTAGACTAA
- a CDS encoding efflux transporter outer membrane subunit: protein MKNKTYKIIFLLGIALTVQSCFVAKDYKRPELKTENLYRNQVVAADTVSYADIAWKNVFTDPILQQYIQKGLENNLDIKIAIQNIVAAEASMKQGKAGYFPTVSASADWTHQELSRNSQFGALLRDRSTDQYQLTGSVSWEADIWGKIRSNKRAVNATFLQTTAANQAVKTQLIANIATTYYQLMAIDAQIKLSEKTLINRNQSVETIIALKKAGNVTEVGVKQTEAQKFATEIIIADLKNNTIILENTLSILLGQNSDTRERGTFEQQSIPPVITLGAPANLLRNRPDVIAAEFNLISNFEQTNVAKSNFYPTLKLTATGGLQSIDLKEWFSANSIFANVITGLTQPIFNQRQIKTRFEIAKANQQKAYLQFEQSLLNAGKEVSDALAIYNNETYKLQVREKQVASLNKATEYSDELLTYGLANYLEVLTVKDNALNAELNLIDNKFQQYKAIIQLYKALGGGWK from the coding sequence ATGAAAAATAAAACATATAAAATTATATTTCTGCTGGGCATTGCGCTGACTGTACAATCCTGTTTTGTAGCAAAGGACTACAAAAGACCCGAATTAAAAACAGAAAATTTATACCGCAATCAAGTAGTAGCTGCTGATACAGTTTCATATGCTGATATAGCTTGGAAGAATGTTTTTACCGATCCTATTTTGCAGCAATACATTCAAAAAGGACTTGAGAACAACTTAGATATTAAGATTGCTATTCAAAATATTGTTGCTGCAGAAGCTAGCATGAAACAAGGCAAAGCGGGATACTTTCCAACTGTTTCGGCTTCTGCCGATTGGACTCATCAAGAATTATCTAGAAACAGTCAATTTGGAGCTTTGCTGAGAGATCGAAGCACAGATCAATACCAGTTAACGGGAAGTGTTTCTTGGGAAGCAGATATCTGGGGAAAAATTAGAAGCAATAAACGTGCAGTAAATGCTACTTTTTTGCAAACAACAGCGGCGAATCAAGCGGTAAAAACACAGTTAATTGCCAACATTGCTACTACTTATTATCAATTAATGGCTATTGATGCACAGATTAAATTATCCGAAAAAACTTTGATTAACCGAAATCAAAGTGTTGAAACCATTATTGCCTTAAAGAAAGCAGGAAATGTAACAGAGGTTGGTGTAAAGCAAACCGAAGCACAGAAATTTGCAACTGAAATTATCATTGCTGATTTAAAAAATAATACCATAATTTTAGAGAATACGTTGAGTATTTTATTAGGGCAAAATTCAGATACAAGAGAGCGAGGTACTTTTGAACAACAATCCATTCCTCCTGTGATAACACTAGGAGCTCCTGCAAACTTGTTACGAAACAGACCTGATGTTATTGCTGCTGAATTCAATTTAATCTCTAATTTTGAGCAAACCAATGTTGCGAAAAGCAATTTTTATCCAACCTTAAAATTGACGGCAACTGGCGGACTTCAAAGTATTGACTTGAAAGAATGGTTTAGTGCAAATTCTATTTTTGCTAACGTAATTACTGGTTTGACTCAGCCTATTTTTAACCAACGTCAAATAAAAACTAGGTTTGAAATTGCAAAAGCCAATCAGCAAAAAGCATATCTTCAATTTGAACAATCGTTGTTAAATGCAGGAAAAGAAGTTTCAGATGCATTAGCTATTTACAACAATGAAACTTACAAGTTACAAGTGCGTGAAAAACAAGTGGCTTCTTTAAATAAAGCTACGGAATATTCAGATGAATTATTAACCTACGGATTAGCAAATTACCTTGAAGTTTTAACTGTAAAAGATAACGCTTTAAATGCCGAATTAAATTTGATTGACAATAAATTTCAACAATATAAAGCTATTATTCAATTGTACAAAGCGCTTGGAGGCGGTTGGAAATAG
- a CDS encoding GyrI-like domain-containing protein — protein sequence MNPRIETLSEKKLIGKRITLSLSNNKTAELWKNFMPRRMEIQNSIGTELYSMQKYDASYFKAFNPNTEFEKWAAIAVADFDEIPEGMEPIILAGGLYAVFIHKGDVTTASKTFEYIFGTWLPNSEYVLDDRMHFELLGEKYKNNDPDSEEEIWIPIQLK from the coding sequence ATGAATCCCAGAATTGAAACACTATCGGAGAAAAAATTAATTGGCAAACGAATAACACTTTCGTTATCCAATAATAAAACGGCAGAACTTTGGAAAAATTTTATGCCAAGACGAATGGAAATTCAAAATAGTATTGGAACCGAATTGTATTCCATGCAAAAATATGATGCGTCCTATTTTAAAGCTTTTAATCCCAATACTGAATTCGAAAAATGGGCCGCCATTGCTGTAGCGGATTTCGATGAAATTCCAGAAGGTATGGAACCAATTATTTTGGCTGGAGGATTGTACGCAGTTTTTATTCATAAAGGAGATGTGACGACTGCTTCAAAAACATTTGAGTATATTTTCGGAACTTGGTTGCCCAACTCAGAATATGTTCTGGATGATAGAATGCATTTTGAATTATTAGGAGAAAAATACAAGAATAACGATCCAGATTCCGAAGAGGAAATTTGGATTCCAATCCAACTGAAATAA
- a CDS encoding GNAT family N-acetyltransferase — MNIEILKTERLILRPITVMDLDYIHELHSLKETDEFNALGIPATIEETKQLLEKWISENNRELTTHFTFAVELITGNQTIGLIGINLGKVKYKNAEVWFKFHKDHWNKGYATESLKEILRFGFNELNLHRIEAGCAIGNVGSIHVLEKTGMTREAHTRKLLPLSSGWSDNYGYAILSTD, encoded by the coding sequence ATGAACATCGAAATTCTCAAAACAGAACGATTGATTTTACGACCAATTACTGTAATGGATTTGGATTATATTCACGAATTGCATTCTTTGAAAGAAACAGATGAATTCAATGCTTTAGGAATTCCGGCAACTATCGAAGAAACAAAACAGCTTTTAGAAAAGTGGATTTCTGAAAACAATAGAGAACTTACGACCCATTTTACTTTTGCGGTTGAATTAATTACCGGAAACCAAACTATAGGATTAATTGGAATCAATTTGGGCAAAGTGAAATATAAAAATGCCGAAGTTTGGTTTAAATTCCACAAAGACCATTGGAACAAAGGCTACGCTACAGAATCTTTAAAAGAAATACTCCGTTTTGGTTTCAATGAACTGAATCTGCATCGGATTGAAGCGGGTTGTGCTATTGGGAATGTTGGTTCCATACATGTTTTAGAAAAAACAGGAATGACCAGAGAAGCTCACACCCGAAAATTATTGCCGTTATCATCTGGCTGGTCCGATAATTACGGTTATGCTATTTTATCAACTGATTAG